Proteins encoded within one genomic window of Planctomycetota bacterium:
- the trmB gene encoding tRNA (guanosine(46)-N7)-methyltransferase TrmB yields the protein MNRRAVRTIGHDIDLSGWLKEFDDLPQPWDDVALFGRAAPLVVELGSGKGLFLTGAAAAHPECNLLGLEMALRYAKLAASKLGQRNLTNARMVHGDGLRVFRERLPTAGVQAIHVYFPDPWWKARHKKRRVLNEAFLADAERTLVPGGALHFWTDVEEYFQTTLEMIARCSRLEGPLPVVESAAEHDLDYRTHFERRTRLAGLPVFRSEFRKALK from the coding sequence ATGAATCGCCGCGCGGTACGCACGATTGGCCACGACATCGACCTGTCGGGCTGGCTCAAGGAGTTCGACGATCTGCCCCAGCCGTGGGATGACGTCGCCTTGTTCGGGCGCGCGGCCCCGCTGGTCGTGGAACTCGGCAGCGGCAAGGGGTTGTTCTTGACCGGCGCGGCGGCGGCGCACCCGGAGTGCAATCTGCTCGGCCTCGAGATGGCCCTTCGCTACGCCAAGCTGGCGGCGTCCAAGCTGGGGCAACGCAATCTGACCAACGCGCGGATGGTTCACGGCGACGGGCTGCGCGTGTTTCGCGAGCGATTGCCGACCGCCGGCGTGCAGGCGATCCATGTTTACTTCCCCGATCCGTGGTGGAAGGCGCGGCACAAGAAACGCCGCGTGCTGAACGAAGCGTTTCTGGCCGACGCCGAGCGGACGCTGGTGCCCGGCGGCGCGTTGCACTTCTGGACCGATGTCGAAGAGTATTTCCAGACGACGCTCGAGATGATCGCCCGCTGCAGCCGCCTGGAAGGACCGTTGCCGGTGGTCGAAAGCGCGGCCGAGCACGATCTGGACTATCGCACCCACTTCGAACGCAGAACCCGGCTGGCCGGCTTGCCGGTCTTCCGCAGCGAGTTCCGCAAAGCTTTGAAGTAG
- a CDS encoding HNH endonuclease, whose amino-acid sequence MMDEALRTLVRQRARDVCEYCRLPQQSSRFVRFHIEHIIARQHGGSSEADNLALSCGLCNYHKGPNIAALDPLTGALVPLFHPRRDSWAEHFEWRETVVVGITPIGRATVRLLAMNDRQRVEVRDNLLTEGESFAG is encoded by the coding sequence ATGATGGACGAGGCGTTGCGGACGCTCGTACGCCAGCGCGCTCGGGACGTTTGCGAGTATTGCCGCCTGCCGCAACAATCATCGCGATTCGTGCGATTTCACATCGAGCACATTATCGCCCGACAGCATGGTGGATCGAGCGAGGCCGACAACCTGGCGCTGTCGTGTGGCCTCTGCAATTACCACAAGGGGCCAAACATTGCGGCCTTGGACCCGTTGACGGGTGCGCTTGTTCCCTTATTCCATCCTCGACGTGATTCTTGGGCTGAACACTTCGAGTGGCGCGAGACGGTCGTTGTTGGGATAACTCCGATCGGCCGAGCCACGGTGCGGTTGCTGGCGATGAACGATCGGCAACGTGTCGAGGTTCGCGACAATCTCCTGACGGAAGGCGAGTCTTTCGCAGGCTAA
- a CDS encoding amidophosphoribosyltransferase — protein sequence MSDLHHECGIAAVYHLPSATPSELCPEVLPNEVSRLLPRMLLDIQNRGQLSAGMTTYDPDRRQLLATYKELGSVSEVFRLSHRGKAESLMKEFAGRAAIGQVRYATCGAEDVDYAQPFERQHLQKHKWFSFAFNGQLANYQQLRDEVMASGDSHLSRDTDTEIILHALGKELSNEAPDGPRMSLVELWQRVSRRFDGAYSLVLLTALGDMLVVRDPLGLKPLCYAKVGPLFATASESVALLNLGFPAESIKSLLPGQAISITNGNFEIHRFANSPRHAHCFFEWIYFANVASTMDDRSVYLSRTALGEELARLETVAIDDDTIVVPVPDTSKAAADAMAFKLGVPSREGLIRNRYTGRTFIEGSAGRRRKAESKYTPLREVLAGKRVFLVEDSIVRSTTMKVLLQRIRDLGGAREIHVRVACPPIVAPCFYGIDMSTIDELFAPKFLDNGVLTPEVQDRMAQVLGADSLRYLPVDSIARALEFDDDQLCQACITGEYPTAAGRQLYQIALDNSARGVPARRTYENAPA from the coding sequence ATGAGCGACCTGCACCACGAATGCGGTATTGCGGCCGTTTATCATCTTCCCTCGGCAACTCCCAGCGAGTTGTGTCCCGAGGTGTTGCCCAATGAAGTTTCCCGGCTACTGCCGCGGATGCTCTTGGACATCCAGAACCGCGGGCAGCTTTCCGCGGGGATGACCACCTACGATCCTGACCGTCGCCAGTTGTTGGCCACGTACAAGGAACTGGGCTCGGTCAGCGAGGTGTTCCGCCTCAGCCACCGCGGCAAGGCCGAAAGCCTGATGAAGGAATTCGCCGGGCGGGCGGCCATTGGCCAAGTGCGCTACGCCACCTGTGGCGCCGAAGACGTCGATTATGCCCAGCCGTTCGAGCGGCAGCATCTGCAAAAACACAAGTGGTTCAGCTTTGCCTTCAACGGTCAGTTGGCCAATTACCAGCAGCTGCGCGACGAGGTGATGGCCTCGGGGGACAGTCACCTGTCCCGTGACACCGACACCGAAATCATCCTGCACGCTCTGGGTAAGGAGCTGTCGAACGAGGCCCCCGATGGCCCGCGGATGTCGCTGGTCGAGTTGTGGCAGCGCGTCAGCCGGCGTTTTGACGGGGCCTATTCGCTGGTCCTGCTGACGGCGCTGGGCGATATGCTCGTGGTTCGCGATCCGCTGGGACTCAAGCCCTTGTGCTATGCCAAGGTTGGGCCGCTGTTCGCCACAGCCAGCGAGAGCGTGGCCCTGTTGAATCTGGGCTTCCCGGCCGAGTCGATCAAGTCGCTGCTGCCGGGTCAGGCCATCTCGATCACCAACGGCAACTTCGAGATTCACCGCTTTGCCAATAGCCCGCGACACGCCCACTGCTTCTTCGAGTGGATCTACTTTGCCAACGTGGCCAGCACGATGGACGACCGGAGCGTGTACCTGTCGCGCACGGCGCTGGGCGAAGAGTTGGCCCGCCTGGAGACGGTCGCGATTGATGACGACACCATCGTCGTCCCGGTCCCCGACACCAGCAAGGCGGCCGCCGACGCCATGGCCTTCAAACTGGGTGTGCCGTCGCGCGAAGGGCTGATTCGCAACCGCTACACCGGTCGCACCTTCATCGAGGGTTCGGCCGGCCGCCGCCGCAAGGCCGAGAGCAAGTACACCCCGCTGCGCGAAGTGCTGGCGGGCAAGCGGGTGTTCCTGGTCGAAGATTCGATCGTCCGCTCGACCACCATGAAAGTGCTGCTGCAGCGGATTCGCGACCTGGGAGGCGCCCGCGAGATTCACGTTCGCGTAGCTTGCCCGCCGATCGTGGCGCCGTGCTTCTACGGCATCGATATGTCGACGATCGACGAACTGTTCGCCCCCAAGTTCCTCGACAATGGCGTCCTCACGCCCGAGGTCCAGGATCGAATGGCCCAGGTGCTGGGGGCCGACTCGTTGCGCTACCTGCCGGTCGATTCGATCGCTCGGGCGCTGGAGTTCGACGACGATCAACTGTGCCAGGCCTGTATCACCGGCGAGTACCCGACCGCGGCGGGCAGACAGCTCTATCAGATTGCGCTCGACAACTCGGCGCGGGGCGTTCCGGCGCGCCGCACGTACGAAAACGCTCCGGCGTAG
- a CDS encoding glutamate 5-kinase produces MTELLRQEIAAAAGTIVVKVGTRVLTHPGGGLNHERIAALVEELHDLMSTGRRVALVSSGAVGAGMGQLGMKQRPTDLAHLQAVAAIGQCYLVHAYDKALKVHGRHAAQILLTADDLDDRPRYLNVRNTILTLLELGALPIINENDTVSVEELQTTFGDNDRLAAMVTNLIRAPLLVLMSDVDGLYDGDPRQPGAQLIPTVTRLDESIFNLARDVKTGLSKGGMTSKLNAARMCTVAGENVIITSGREPGALRRIVAGEAVGTLFVAQGGSIPSWKRWIGFTAQPRGKLVLDAGARRAIEQQGRSLLAIGVTQVTGDFKKGDVVALVDPAGVEFARGLTNYDASDLQKIRGQRTDAIAAQLGHCPYQEVIHRDNMVVTVPGQG; encoded by the coding sequence ATGACTGAATTGTTACGGCAGGAAATCGCCGCCGCCGCTGGCACCATCGTGGTCAAAGTGGGCACCCGTGTCCTGACCCACCCGGGGGGCGGTTTGAACCATGAGCGAATCGCGGCCCTGGTTGAGGAACTGCACGACCTGATGAGCACCGGCCGGCGCGTGGCGCTGGTCAGTTCGGGGGCCGTCGGCGCCGGGATGGGACAGTTGGGGATGAAGCAGCGCCCCACCGATCTGGCCCATCTGCAGGCCGTCGCCGCCATCGGTCAGTGTTACCTGGTCCACGCGTACGACAAGGCGTTGAAGGTTCACGGCCGGCATGCCGCGCAGATTCTCCTGACGGCCGATGACTTGGACGATCGGCCCCGGTACTTGAACGTGCGGAATACGATCCTGACGTTGCTCGAGTTGGGCGCGCTGCCGATCATCAACGAAAACGACACCGTCAGCGTCGAAGAGCTGCAAACCACGTTTGGCGACAACGACCGGCTGGCGGCCATGGTGACCAATCTGATCCGCGCGCCGCTGCTGGTGCTGATGTCCGATGTCGACGGGCTGTATGACGGCGACCCGCGGCAACCAGGCGCACAACTCATTCCCACGGTGACGCGGCTGGATGAGTCGATCTTCAACCTGGCGCGCGACGTGAAGACCGGCCTGAGCAAAGGGGGCATGACCAGCAAGCTGAACGCCGCCCGCATGTGTACCGTGGCCGGCGAGAATGTGATCATCACCAGCGGGCGCGAGCCGGGGGCGCTGCGCCGGATCGTCGCCGGCGAAGCGGTCGGGACATTGTTCGTCGCTCAAGGTGGCAGCATTCCGTCGTGGAAGCGCTGGATTGGGTTCACCGCCCAGCCGCGCGGCAAGCTGGTGCTCGATGCCGGCGCACGCCGCGCGATCGAGCAGCAGGGGCGCAGCCTGCTGGCGATTGGCGTCACGCAGGTGACTGGCGACTTCAAGAAGGGGGATGTCGTGGCGCTCGTGGACCCGGCCGGGGTGGAATTTGCCCGCGGCTTGACGAACTACGACGCGAGTGACCTGCAAAAGATTCGCGGCCAGCGAACCGACGCGATCGCCGCCCAGTTGGGACATTGCCCGTACCAGGAAGTAATCCACCGCGACAACATGGTGGTCACGGTTCCGGGGCAGGGGTGA
- a CDS encoding cysteine--tRNA ligase: MPTTATAAVKTTPTIATNLRIHNTLTRTKQKFEPLVPGQVTMYVCGPTVYKPSHIGHMVGPVIFDTVKRYLAYLGYQVTWVVNITDVDDKLIVRARELNTTVKELAEKMTGDYIACLHSLNVTGIDKMPKATETLDEMLSVIKDLIAKGYAYPAAGDVYFDVSKDEDYGKLCNRDPEQMEAGARIEVTDRKRNPGDFALWKGAKPGEPAWDSPWGPGRPGWHIECTAMSMKLLGPTLDIHGGGLDLQFPHHENELAQSESHTGKTFVRYWMHNGLLKMGKGKMAGSVGNVLNVVDALTKTSAEVLRFFIVNTHYRSPIDLGDFDPKVHDIPSGLAAADKSFETFLRFAQRYERITGTSFYKLNAPTRRDDSRQLSRPEFAQLATKYVEHMDDDFNTGGAVGVMFELVTALNRLADEAKLEADPKAAARADFEQGALLLKEFMQVLGLMLTAPASPATGADGDLVGKLMKLIIELRAEARKTKNFAMADQIRKGLTELNIVLEDRANETSWSAKK; the protein is encoded by the coding sequence ATGCCAACTACTGCCACTGCTGCCGTGAAGACTACTCCGACCATCGCCACGAACCTGCGCATTCACAACACGCTGACGCGCACCAAGCAAAAGTTCGAGCCCCTCGTGCCGGGGCAAGTGACGATGTACGTCTGTGGTCCGACGGTCTACAAGCCCAGCCACATCGGCCACATGGTCGGCCCCGTGATCTTCGACACGGTCAAGCGCTACCTGGCGTACCTGGGCTATCAGGTGACCTGGGTGGTGAATATCACCGATGTTGACGACAAGTTGATCGTCCGCGCGCGCGAACTGAACACCACGGTCAAAGAGTTGGCCGAGAAGATGACCGGCGACTACATCGCCTGTCTGCACAGCCTGAACGTCACCGGCATCGACAAGATGCCCAAGGCGACCGAGACGCTCGACGAGATGTTGTCGGTGATCAAGGATTTGATCGCCAAGGGGTACGCCTATCCGGCGGCGGGGGACGTCTACTTCGACGTCTCGAAGGACGAAGACTACGGCAAGCTGTGCAACCGCGACCCAGAGCAGATGGAAGCCGGCGCGCGCATCGAAGTCACCGATCGGAAGCGAAACCCTGGCGACTTTGCCCTTTGGAAAGGGGCCAAGCCGGGCGAACCCGCCTGGGACAGCCCCTGGGGCCCTGGTCGACCAGGCTGGCACATTGAATGCACGGCCATGAGCATGAAACTGCTAGGCCCGACGCTCGACATCCACGGCGGCGGCTTGGACCTGCAATTCCCGCATCACGAGAACGAACTGGCCCAGAGCGAATCGCACACCGGCAAGACGTTCGTCCGCTATTGGATGCACAACGGACTGTTGAAGATGGGCAAAGGCAAAATGGCCGGCTCGGTCGGCAACGTGCTGAATGTGGTCGATGCGTTGACGAAGACCTCGGCCGAGGTGTTGCGGTTTTTCATCGTCAACACTCATTACCGGTCGCCGATCGACCTGGGGGACTTCGACCCTAAGGTGCATGACATTCCCTCGGGCCTGGCCGCGGCCGACAAGTCGTTCGAGACCTTCCTGCGTTTTGCCCAGCGTTACGAGCGAATCACCGGCACAAGCTTCTACAAGCTGAACGCCCCGACGCGCCGTGACGACAGCCGGCAGTTGTCACGCCCCGAGTTCGCGCAGCTGGCCACCAAATACGTCGAACACATGGACGACGATTTCAACACCGGCGGCGCGGTCGGCGTGATGTTCGAGTTGGTGACGGCCCTGAACCGGCTGGCCGACGAGGCCAAGCTGGAAGCCGATCCCAAGGCGGCCGCTCGGGCCGATTTCGAGCAAGGCGCTCTGCTGCTGAAAGAGTTCATGCAAGTGCTCGGCCTGATGCTGACCGCCCCGGCGTCGCCGGCCACGGGGGCCGACGGCGATCTGGTCGGCAAGCTGATGAAGCTGATCATCGAGCTGCGGGCCGAAGCGCGCAAGACCAAGAACTTTGCCATGGCCGACCAGATTCGCAAGGGCCTGACCGAGTTGAACATCGTGCTCGAAGACCGGGCCAACGAAACTTCCTGGTCGGCGAAAAAGTAA
- the ispF gene encoding 2-C-methyl-D-erythritol 2,4-cyclodiphosphate synthase — MAQQPLRIGIGHDTHRLQPGGPLRLGGVDVPFDREMVGHSDADVLLHALTDALLGAAALGDIGELFPDTDPANRGRDSGQMLQAALAQVTGTGYRVVNCDMIVFAQQPKLSPVKTAIRTRVAELLNVPVDCVGLKAKTGEHVGPIGRLEALSAECVVLLEKEPSAR; from the coding sequence GTGGCCCAGCAACCCCTTCGCATCGGAATCGGACACGACACACACCGGCTGCAACCGGGCGGGCCGCTGCGCCTGGGGGGTGTCGATGTGCCGTTCGACCGCGAAATGGTCGGCCACAGCGACGCCGACGTGCTGCTGCACGCGTTGACCGACGCGCTGCTAGGGGCGGCGGCGCTGGGTGACATTGGCGAACTGTTTCCCGACACCGATCCAGCCAACCGTGGTCGTGACTCGGGCCAGATGCTACAGGCCGCGCTCGCCCAGGTGACCGGGACCGGCTACCGGGTGGTGAATTGCGACATGATCGTGTTTGCCCAGCAACCGAAACTTTCGCCGGTCAAGACGGCCATTCGCACCCGAGTGGCTGAACTGTTGAACGTGCCGGTCGATTGTGTCGGCCTGAAAGCCAAAACCGGTGAACACGTCGGCCCGATCGGGCGCTTAGAGGCCCTGTCGGCCGAGTGCGTTGTCTTGCTTGAAAAAGAACCTTCTGCCAGGTGA
- a CDS encoding ABC transporter ATP-binding protein, with product MATIEIKGLTKNYRVYQKAEGLRASFSGLFHRQMRTVEAVRGIDLTVEQGEFVAFLGPNGAGKTTTLKLLSGVITPTSGSATVLGHVPWRRENAYRRRFALVMGQKNQLWWDLPAQESFRLHQQIYRIAPAEFDRIRDELVELLGVGKVLGQPVRELSLGQRMKMELIAALLHSPEVLFLDEPTIGLDVIAQHNIQSFLKRYQKERQISILLTSHYMKDVTALCQRLVVIADGQIMYDGSLGGIIDRFSGHKIVTLQFPTDAPMPTGLERYGQLLESNAPRAKLRVDRRRVTEVLAHLLETQDIEDVSVEDPPLEEVIAEVFAKATADAS from the coding sequence ATGGCAACGATCGAAATCAAAGGCCTGACCAAGAACTATCGCGTTTATCAAAAGGCCGAAGGACTGCGAGCCTCGTTCAGCGGTTTGTTCCACCGCCAGATGCGAACCGTGGAAGCGGTGCGCGGCATCGACCTCACGGTGGAACAGGGGGAGTTCGTGGCCTTTCTGGGGCCCAACGGGGCCGGCAAGACGACCACGCTCAAGTTGCTGTCGGGGGTGATCACGCCCACGTCGGGCTCGGCCACCGTGCTGGGCCATGTGCCCTGGCGGCGCGAGAACGCCTACCGGAGGCGGTTCGCGCTGGTGATGGGGCAGAAGAATCAGCTCTGGTGGGATTTGCCGGCGCAAGAGTCGTTCCGCCTGCACCAGCAAATCTATCGCATCGCGCCGGCCGAGTTCGATCGCATCCGCGACGAGCTGGTCGAACTGTTGGGCGTGGGCAAGGTGCTTGGCCAGCCAGTCCGCGAACTGAGCCTGGGGCAGCGGATGAAAATGGAGCTAATTGCGGCGCTGCTCCACTCGCCCGAGGTGTTGTTCCTGGACGAACCGACGATCGGGCTCGACGTGATCGCCCAGCACAACATTCAATCGTTCCTCAAGCGCTACCAGAAGGAACGACAAATCTCGATCCTGCTCACCAGCCATTACATGAAGGACGTGACGGCCCTGTGTCAGCGGCTGGTGGTGATTGCCGATGGGCAGATCATGTACGACGGCTCGCTGGGCGGGATCATCGATCGCTTCAGCGGGCACAAGATCGTCACGCTGCAGTTCCCCACTGACGCGCCGATGCCCACCGGACTGGAGCGCTACGGGCAGTTGCTCGAGTCAAACGCGCCTCGGGCCAAGCTGCGCGTCGATCGTCGCCGGGTGACCGAGGTGCTGGCCCATCTGCTCGAGACGCAGGACATCGAAGACGTCAGCGTGGAAGACCCGCCGCTGGAAGAAGTCATCGCGGAAGTCTTTGCCAAAGCGACGGCCGACGCGAGCTAG